One Pirellulaceae bacterium DNA segment encodes these proteins:
- a CDS encoding radical SAM protein, giving the protein MDPDRYQNGFLSPNRPSTNRRKKQMNQVNQSCGLLFCFNEEEIIGDTIAFYLSQGIDLVVFDNESTDDSSRIIDSFRQNGSRYPGQIRDVLSISTEGYEWCKILQFACAYMHKELSDYDWILLIDADGFYHSPVRGLTLLEFLNEAGRHGFNMIDGALYAFYPTLNDDNSIKNHRERLRYCQPFPNQPPVQQRIFRYQPDIDFYSDCAHRLYGSKLRECPLKFIYEHYIWLSFEHGVTKVFTNRRARYVDLPGGGRYFSHHLHLLPIQKDFVRDPNNLWLYDLNRLQISRRSFSIRMALKPLFEFIFAQRRRMFFYTKNFWDSLAYRSRIVRFDPRRALRRKLRGFFGASTKKKPPTPNLPLFQPVNEETVAAQPIVLHRVPTRYHFLMTNFCNVRCNFCNQDFNPASKDQMRLASFEKILSHIPSVTPCYFSFSGGGDPLLCQDLIEIIHHVEKNRPEIRTSLTTNGFLLKRHAADLARTSLDELWLAVHGATTETNNRILQTWASEDVFGALPILERELVRVGNTSMNKVFYMVVSQDNIEELPALISRANEFGVGRVYAALCRYYPWDQYRSQNGQRPKQEESLYYDQQRYNRVIERAHTLAKSVGVEFGHDPMFGQKKKSRSCREPWERVLVDFDGTVYPCLGGEVWFRNKVQSGAINFGNLINEHILNVVNSEGYIRARRSCSAFSGENVLKECQDCHQTLDLVGPDVKHAHMLKMPQITEPVSQITNRVSQE; this is encoded by the coding sequence ATGGATCCAGATCGCTATCAAAACGGTTTTCTCTCACCCAATAGGCCATCGACAAATCGTCGTAAGAAGCAAATGAACCAAGTCAATCAATCCTGTGGCCTTCTTTTCTGCTTTAACGAAGAAGAAATCATTGGAGACACCATCGCGTTCTACCTATCGCAGGGGATTGACCTGGTCGTCTTCGACAATGAATCCACTGATGACAGCTCCCGGATTATCGACTCTTTTCGGCAGAATGGGAGCCGATATCCCGGGCAGATCAGGGATGTCCTCAGCATTTCGACCGAAGGATACGAATGGTGCAAGATACTGCAGTTTGCCTGTGCCTACATGCATAAGGAACTCTCTGACTACGACTGGATCTTGCTGATTGATGCGGACGGTTTCTATCATTCTCCGGTGCGTGGGCTCACCCTGCTCGAGTTTCTCAACGAGGCAGGGCGTCACGGCTTTAACATGATCGACGGTGCGTTATACGCCTTTTATCCGACTCTCAATGATGATAATTCCATCAAAAATCATCGGGAACGTTTGCGTTACTGCCAACCCTTTCCCAATCAACCGCCAGTCCAGCAGCGGATTTTTCGATATCAGCCGGACATCGACTTTTATAGTGACTGCGCGCATCGTCTTTACGGAAGCAAATTGCGAGAATGCCCGCTCAAGTTTATCTACGAACACTATATTTGGTTGTCTTTCGAACATGGGGTGACAAAAGTCTTCACCAACCGTCGCGCACGCTATGTAGATCTTCCGGGTGGTGGTCGGTATTTTTCTCACCATCTCCACCTGCTCCCCATCCAAAAAGATTTCGTTCGCGATCCCAATAATTTGTGGCTCTATGATCTAAACAGACTGCAGATTTCACGTCGATCGTTTAGCATTCGAATGGCATTAAAACCGCTCTTCGAGTTTATCTTCGCCCAACGTCGGCGGATGTTCTTCTACACCAAAAACTTTTGGGACAGTTTGGCGTATCGGTCTCGGATCGTACGATTCGATCCCCGGCGTGCGTTGCGCCGAAAGCTGCGGGGTTTCTTTGGGGCCAGCACGAAAAAAAAACCGCCAACTCCGAACCTGCCCCTTTTTCAGCCGGTAAACGAAGAAACGGTTGCTGCTCAACCGATCGTTCTGCATCGTGTTCCGACTCGCTACCATTTCCTGATGACAAATTTCTGCAATGTCCGCTGCAACTTCTGTAATCAGGATTTCAACCCTGCGAGCAAAGACCAAATGAGGCTCGCATCATTTGAGAAAATCCTGTCGCACATCCCATCAGTGACACCCTGCTATTTCAGCTTCAGCGGCGGCGGAGATCCGTTGCTGTGCCAGGATCTGATCGAAATCATTCACCACGTAGAAAAGAACCGCCCCGAGATTCGCACTTCGCTGACGACGAACGGGTTTCTGCTGAAACGCCACGCAGCGGATCTGGCCAGAACCAGCCTGGACGAACTTTGGCTCGCCGTGCACGGCGCAACGACCGAGACCAATAACCGGATTCTGCAAACATGGGCAAGCGAAGATGTGTTCGGAGCGTTACCAATCCTCGAGCGAGAGTTGGTTCGCGTTGGAAATACCTCGATGAACAAGGTTTTTTACATGGTCGTTTCACAAGACAACATCGAAGAACTGCCGGCCCTGATAAGCCGGGCGAATGAGTTTGGAGTTGGACGAGTTTATGCTGCGTTATGCCGCTACTATCCCTGGGATCAGTACCGTAGTCAAAACGGCCAGCGACCGAAGCAGGAAGAATCTCTTTACTACGACCAACAAAGGTACAACCGAGTTATTGAGCGAGCACACACCCTCGCCAAATCTGTCGGAGTTGAATTTGGGCACGACCCAATGTTTGGCCAGAAAAAAAAGAGTCGCTCATGCCGGGAGCCTTGGGAACGCGTCCTTGTCGACTTCGATGGCACTGTTTACCCTTGCCTGGGAGGCGAAGTATGGTTCCGAAACAAAGTCCAAAGTGGAGCGATCAACTTCGGAAACCTCATCAATGAACACATCCTCAACGTGGTGAATAGTGAAGGCTATATTCGCGCCCGAAGAAGTTGCAGCGCATTCTCCGGAGAGAACGTTCTCAAAGAATGTCAGGACTGCCACCAGACGCTGGATCTGGTTGGACCGGATGTCAAGCATGCTCACATGCTCAAAATGCCACAAATCACAGAACCGGTGTCACAAATCACAAACCGGGTGTCACAGGAATGA
- the asnB gene encoding asparagine synthase (glutamine-hydrolyzing) has product MCGIVGQLRFDGSPVDRALVKRMTAHLRRRGPDGKGFHFERCIGMGHRRLALVDPSGPGQPVSNEDGSLWLVGNNEIYNHLELRRELENLGHQFQTAGDAEVILHLFEEIGEAAFERIVGMFAFALWDVLNETLYLVRDPFGIKPLHYTRGSMGTFLFASELGALLCDKSIDRSINPVAVDGYLRSLTVPEPHCIIRSVHKVPAGHFVRRTREGVETHRYFELEIGRGRTMQQEELADQLRAALKETVSMSLRGDTEVGCFLSGGVDSSALVATASQIVDGPLRTYSLGFEEKSFDESPYSQLVSQTFKSRHCEIRLSRNQAVDVTARIIDCLDEPFADSSALPTFVLAERAAQDVKAVLSGEGLDELFAGNAWHLPLKGTLTAEQNDDPLDDPRRNIFSRETLAELCQSSHRQLLAYKQNGNLAPARQWGAIFAKSPIDKRLAFDLGSYLPSDMLVKMDRLPMVSSLEVRVPYLNAPFAGLVAGMNLSMKIRENVQKYLMKTILRGVVPDVVLDRPKQGFAIPIDIWIWQDGRFRDMVYDVLSDSQTRQRGLFNTAAIQTMLDQHDRFEQLHGHRLWTLFMFEMWYRRISDISDRQDVVSKHE; this is encoded by the coding sequence ATGTGCGGTATAGTCGGGCAGCTGCGATTTGATGGGAGCCCGGTCGATCGAGCCCTCGTCAAACGTATGACTGCCCATCTTCGGCGTCGAGGGCCTGACGGCAAAGGTTTCCATTTCGAACGCTGTATCGGAATGGGGCACCGCCGCCTGGCCCTGGTAGATCCCTCCGGGCCCGGTCAACCCGTTAGCAACGAAGATGGAAGCCTGTGGCTTGTAGGCAACAATGAGATCTACAACCACCTCGAATTACGTCGGGAGTTAGAAAATCTTGGCCACCAATTTCAGACGGCAGGTGATGCTGAGGTTATCCTGCACCTCTTCGAGGAGATCGGCGAGGCTGCGTTTGAAAGAATAGTCGGAATGTTCGCCTTCGCCCTCTGGGATGTTCTGAACGAAACCCTCTATTTGGTTCGTGACCCCTTTGGTATCAAACCACTGCACTACACCCGTGGTTCCATGGGGACATTTCTATTCGCTTCTGAGCTCGGAGCCCTGCTGTGCGACAAGTCGATTGATCGATCCATCAACCCCGTGGCAGTGGACGGCTACCTTCGTAGCCTGACGGTTCCCGAGCCTCACTGTATCATCCGATCAGTGCACAAGGTTCCTGCTGGGCACTTCGTACGTCGGACGAGAGAGGGAGTTGAGACCCATCGCTACTTCGAGCTGGAGATCGGTCGTGGCAGGACCATGCAGCAGGAAGAACTTGCTGACCAACTGCGTGCTGCACTCAAGGAGACCGTTAGTATGAGCCTGCGTGGCGATACCGAAGTTGGCTGTTTCCTGAGTGGCGGTGTCGATTCAAGTGCTCTGGTGGCCACGGCCAGTCAAATTGTTGATGGTCCTCTACGGACCTATTCCTTGGGATTCGAGGAAAAATCCTTTGACGAAAGTCCGTACAGTCAGCTGGTCAGCCAGACATTCAAAAGCCGGCATTGCGAAATCCGTCTTTCCAGAAACCAGGCCGTTGATGTTACAGCTCGCATCATCGATTGCCTGGACGAACCCTTTGCAGATTCGTCGGCGTTGCCGACCTTTGTGCTTGCGGAGCGGGCAGCTCAAGATGTCAAAGCTGTGCTGTCCGGAGAAGGTCTGGACGAACTTTTCGCGGGAAACGCCTGGCATCTTCCTTTGAAAGGAACTTTAACTGCTGAGCAGAATGACGATCCGTTAGATGACCCTCGGCGAAACATTTTTTCGCGGGAGACTCTTGCTGAACTTTGCCAAAGCAGTCATCGTCAACTTCTCGCGTACAAACAAAACGGAAACCTTGCCCCTGCCCGGCAATGGGGAGCCATATTTGCAAAAAGTCCCATCGACAAAAGATTGGCCTTTGACCTCGGCAGCTATCTGCCCTCCGACATGCTGGTAAAAATGGATCGCCTGCCGATGGTTTCTTCCCTTGAAGTGCGAGTTCCGTATCTGAACGCGCCGTTCGCGGGGTTGGTTGCCGGGATGAACCTATCCATGAAGATTCGAGAGAACGTGCAGAAATACCTGATGAAAACCATCCTCAGAGGTGTCGTACCGGATGTGGTACTTGATCGACCCAAGCAGGGATTTGCCATCCCTATCGACATTTGGATTTGGCAGGACGGACGCTTCCGAGACATGGTCTACGATGTCTTAAGCGATTCGCAGACACGGCAGCGCGGACTCTTTAACACTGCTGCTATTCAAACCATGCTGGACCAGCATGATCGGTTCGAACAACTTCACGGTCACCGCCTCTGGACACTTTTTATGTTCGAAATGTGGTATCGACGCATTTCAGATATCTCTGACCGACAAGACGTGGTGAGCAAGCATGAGTAA
- a CDS encoding PqqD family protein: MSIKSLPLRSNMPWRQLAEDRSMLLNLDSGEYYELRGAAPYIWIHLDGKMSLEEIAQKLVSVYGIDESRARNDLNALINDLNSNSLLANSANGPGADDLSDGKNIATREMPYETPTVSNKGNLKYLGQLD, from the coding sequence ATGTCAATCAAATCTTTGCCTCTCCGCTCAAACATGCCATGGCGACAACTTGCCGAAGATCGCTCTATGTTACTCAATCTTGACAGCGGAGAGTACTACGAGCTTCGAGGTGCGGCGCCGTACATCTGGATTCATCTCGATGGCAAGATGTCCCTGGAGGAAATTGCCCAAAAATTGGTCAGCGTTTATGGAATCGATGAGAGCCGAGCTCGAAACGACTTGAACGCACTGATTAACGATTTGAATAGCAACAGTCTGTTGGCCAATTCGGCAAACGGTCCGGGCGCAGATGATCTGTCAGACGGAAAAAACATTGCAACGAGAGAAATGCCCTATGAGACACCTACGGTCAGTAACAAAGGCAATCTCAAGTACCTTGGTCAACTGGATTGA
- a CDS encoding glycosyltransferase family 4 protein: MDPGTLDRPIRIGWYIHPLRLGGMEYFLLRLAKKLTPRNVQIVGIFARKGEVVDEFTTCGIETQILNFRSFRHGFETLSESLLSHRIDIVQTNMFTPLAAIAAGHVGLPHIWRVGGHPDVALRRMNSDDRRMHLEVVAAQSVAIVCNSQFVAEPFAGLSGPEPVIIRNGVANHRENHVMEASKNRSWSPPRICMLAHFDPQKRHEDLIRAAALVITRFPQARFALYGSTFGETSMVAYRKDLRKLIKSLGLEGVVIMRRTKDAFAELSRATVSVMPSIDESSSNAILESMACGTPVIAADSGGNKEMIDSNTNGLLITMRAPEELANAILNLLQEPALARKIAIKANQKIRHDYDLDLCATHYQTLYQRCLKDLKTVDPGNSKCAV; this comes from the coding sequence ATGGACCCTGGCACTCTAGATCGACCTATCCGCATCGGCTGGTACATCCATCCCTTACGACTTGGAGGCATGGAATATTTCCTGTTACGCCTGGCCAAAAAGCTTACCCCGAGGAACGTGCAGATTGTCGGCATCTTTGCAAGAAAAGGTGAAGTTGTTGACGAATTCACAACCTGCGGAATCGAAACACAAATCCTTAATTTCCGTTCTTTTCGACATGGTTTTGAAACCCTCTCCGAGTCGCTGCTGTCGCATCGAATCGATATTGTTCAAACAAATATGTTTACTCCCCTGGCCGCCATTGCCGCAGGGCACGTGGGTCTCCCGCATATTTGGAGGGTAGGTGGACATCCGGATGTTGCGCTACGACGGATGAACTCAGATGACAGACGAATGCACTTGGAGGTCGTGGCAGCACAGTCTGTGGCTATCGTCTGTAATTCACAGTTCGTGGCAGAACCATTTGCTGGCTTGTCAGGACCTGAGCCCGTCATCATTCGGAATGGAGTGGCAAACCACCGAGAAAATCACGTGATGGAAGCGTCGAAAAACCGTTCATGGAGCCCTCCTCGAATATGCATGCTGGCCCATTTTGACCCGCAGAAACGCCATGAAGACCTGATTCGTGCAGCAGCACTGGTAATCACACGATTCCCGCAAGCACGCTTCGCGCTTTACGGCTCCACTTTTGGTGAAACATCCATGGTCGCCTACCGTAAAGATCTGCGAAAACTGATCAAATCTCTAGGGCTGGAAGGTGTAGTTATCATGCGAAGGACAAAGGATGCATTCGCTGAGTTATCGCGTGCAACCGTCTCGGTGATGCCCTCCATTGATGAAAGTTCCAGCAACGCGATACTTGAATCGATGGCTTGCGGCACACCGGTGATCGCTGCAGATTCAGGTGGAAACAAAGAAATGATCGATTCCAACACCAATGGGTTGCTGATCACAATGCGTGCGCCTGAGGAACTGGCAAATGCGATCCTGAATCTGCTCCAGGAACCAGCGCTCGCCCGCAAGATCGCAATCAAGGCAAACCAGAAAATCCGTCACGACTATGACCTTGATCTCTGCGCAACCCATTATCAAACACTTTACCAACGCTGCTTGAAAGACCTGAAGACTGTCGATCCCGGGAATTCAAAATGTGCGGTATAG
- a CDS encoding Type 1 glutamine amidotransferase-like domain-containing protein, whose amino-acid sequence MKKPAVEPIPQIIAFGGCGAADPWVDPRIFRYVLHATKVSRPRIALLTCASGDDQRVLARLHRLYRRMGAVTQQLKLGKGQEWHRPGLLSQHFDLIHVEGGNTGFLMHQLQQNSMRSALHEAWLNGVVLTGTSAGASCWFAHAMSASLFSFVEEDETIVAQPGLGFLPHSICVHYDRSERRREAYKTGLADGLQAGFGLDHHAGLHFHGGELTRIIALRPNAGTFEVTKQAHRIMMNRLEGESPERLAWNAILNKVVNTLIRRLRKKIPLILQPKAH is encoded by the coding sequence ATGAAAAAACCGGCCGTTGAACCCATACCACAGATCATTGCCTTTGGTGGCTGTGGGGCTGCAGATCCCTGGGTTGACCCAAGAATATTTCGCTATGTTCTTCACGCAACCAAAGTCAGTCGCCCTCGAATCGCCTTACTCACTTGCGCTTCGGGAGATGACCAACGTGTTCTGGCCAGGCTCCATCGGCTGTACCGCCGCATGGGTGCCGTGACGCAACAACTCAAACTTGGCAAAGGTCAAGAGTGGCATCGTCCCGGTCTTCTTTCACAGCATTTTGATCTGATTCATGTTGAGGGAGGGAACACGGGATTTCTTATGCATCAATTGCAACAAAACAGCATGAGATCGGCGTTGCACGAAGCCTGGCTCAACGGCGTCGTCTTAACGGGCACGAGTGCTGGTGCGTCCTGTTGGTTTGCCCACGCCATGAGTGCTTCACTCTTTTCCTTTGTCGAGGAGGACGAGACGATCGTCGCCCAGCCGGGTCTGGGCTTTCTTCCTCATAGTATTTGTGTCCATTACGATCGCTCCGAGCGACGAAGAGAAGCCTACAAGACCGGCCTTGCCGATGGACTGCAAGCCGGATTCGGTTTGGACCACCATGCTGGTCTGCATTTCCATGGCGGAGAATTGACGCGAATTATTGCCTTGCGACCTAATGCCGGCACTTTTGAAGTGACAAAGCAGGCCCACCGGATTATGATGAATCGCCTGGAGGGAGAATCTCCAGAGCGATTGGCATGGAACGCAATCCTAAACAAAGTCGTCAATACATTGATTCGCCGACTACGAAAAAAAATCCCACTAATACTGCAGCCCAAAGCTCATTAA
- a CDS encoding glycosyltransferase family A protein — MTDVEVSVVMPAYNAERFIGEQIESILAQDCDKFELLVGDDLSEDQTLSIAKSYESSPRVRIFANKVHLGAGATRNQLNRLARGRYLTPCDADDLMLPGNLSRLRAYLDSHPETGMAYASFLMLEADGGDRLLRPPWLRGKQHSESWDFVEFVANHAGSMMRRDIVMQVGGYDEDIPILDSVSLTLKLAEVSRLELLEGEVLYAYRRHPWSSSARHPDWYPTFQKLVNAAMQRRA; from the coding sequence ATGACAGATGTTGAAGTCTCGGTGGTCATGCCGGCCTATAATGCCGAGCGTTTCATCGGTGAACAGATTGAAAGCATTTTGGCACAAGACTGCGACAAGTTCGAGTTGCTGGTTGGGGACGATCTATCCGAGGACCAGACGCTGAGCATCGCTAAGAGCTACGAAAGCTCTCCCAGGGTCCGTATCTTTGCAAACAAGGTGCACCTTGGGGCTGGGGCAACCAGAAACCAACTTAACCGGCTTGCCCGAGGCAGATATCTGACCCCATGCGATGCAGATGACCTGATGTTACCTGGTAATCTTAGCCGATTGCGAGCTTATCTGGATAGTCATCCGGAAACTGGGATGGCCTATGCGTCTTTCCTGATGCTGGAGGCCGATGGTGGGGACCGGCTCCTTCGTCCGCCCTGGTTACGTGGGAAACAACATAGCGAAAGTTGGGACTTCGTAGAGTTCGTGGCCAACCACGCCGGGTCAATGATGCGCCGAGACATCGTCATGCAGGTAGGTGGGTATGATGAGGATATCCCGATTCTCGACAGTGTCAGTTTGACTTTGAAGCTGGCGGAGGTGAGCCGGCTGGAGTTACTCGAAGGAGAGGTACTCTATGCGTACCGACGACATCCCTGGAGCTCCAGTGCGCGTCATCCTGATTGGTATCCCACGTTTCAAAAACTGGTTAATGCCGCGATGCAACGGCGCGCCTAA
- a CDS encoding glycosyltransferase family A protein yields MSNIKVTVAMPAYNAANYIEDAIESVLAQDFDAFELIIIDDGSSDGTGDKLACYTGHPRVHLVDHASNQGSGVTRNRILEMARGEYFLPCDADDLLLPGALQNLSQFLDDNHEFGVVYGDLLRLETEENTLQNPPSIIGVDAKQVWDLFENAVNHGGSMMRRDLVRQVGGYAVGSVPDDWGLFLKLAEITRIHYLKGFVYYIWRINAGSQSRAPSWSENSHLLIEAAIERRAKR; encoded by the coding sequence ATGAGTAACATTAAAGTCACAGTCGCAATGCCAGCTTACAATGCGGCCAACTACATCGAAGATGCAATAGAGAGTGTGCTTGCACAGGACTTTGATGCGTTCGAACTCATCATCATAGACGATGGGTCATCTGATGGCACGGGCGACAAGCTTGCTTGCTACACCGGGCATCCACGTGTACATCTTGTCGATCATGCTTCAAACCAGGGATCGGGAGTTACTCGCAATCGCATACTTGAAATGGCCCGTGGGGAGTATTTCCTGCCATGCGACGCTGACGACTTGCTGCTTCCCGGGGCCTTGCAGAATTTGAGTCAATTCCTCGATGACAACCATGAATTTGGCGTTGTCTATGGGGATTTACTTCGGCTTGAAACAGAAGAAAATACTCTTCAAAATCCGCCCTCCATCATTGGAGTTGACGCCAAACAAGTATGGGATCTCTTTGAGAATGCTGTAAACCATGGCGGCAGCATGATGCGTAGAGACTTAGTAAGGCAGGTTGGAGGTTATGCAGTTGGCTCCGTACCAGATGACTGGGGCCTGTTTCTGAAACTGGCAGAGATTACACGGATCCACTATCTCAAGGGATTCGTTTATTACATCTGGCGTATTAACGCCGGTAGCCAATCGCGAGCACCCTCGTGGTCCGAGAACAGCCATCTCCTGATTGAGGCAGCCATCGAACGCCGTGCCAAGCGATGA
- a CDS encoding IS256 family transposase — protein MTRQVESNPFELMVQVLEEQGFDGMANALQILVNEAMLIERSEALRAEPYERTSERRGYANGFKPKTLNTRVGQLELQVPQTRGVEFYPKSLERGVRSERALKLAVAEMYVQGVSTRKVTEITQQLCGLEVSSSQVSRAAALLDEELQSWRTRPLGKLPYLIIDARYEKVRHGGSVVDCAVLVAVGVLPNGKRTVLGVSAKLSEAEVHWRAFLSSLVERGLHGVELITSDAHEGLKAARQAVFPGVPWQRCQFHLQQNAAAYVPKVDMRTGAAADLRGVFNAPNASEAQRLLKLAVERYRSSAPKLADWMEANVPEGLTVLERPTAHRRRLRTTNMLERLNKEIHRRTRVATLFPNEPSLLRLVSAVLAEVDEEWQTAKCYLTIETDS, from the coding sequence AGGAACAAGGCTTCGACGGCATGGCCAACGCCCTGCAGATCCTCGTCAACGAGGCGATGTTGATCGAGCGGAGCGAAGCGCTTCGAGCAGAGCCGTACGAGCGGACGAGCGAGCGACGCGGCTACGCCAACGGCTTCAAACCCAAGACGCTCAACACGCGCGTCGGCCAGCTCGAGTTGCAAGTGCCGCAGACCCGCGGCGTCGAGTTCTATCCGAAATCGCTCGAGCGGGGCGTTCGCAGCGAACGGGCTCTCAAGTTGGCGGTTGCCGAGATGTACGTCCAGGGCGTCTCCACGCGCAAAGTGACCGAGATCACGCAACAACTCTGCGGGTTGGAGGTCTCGAGCAGCCAGGTCAGCCGGGCCGCGGCGCTGCTCGATGAAGAACTCCAGTCGTGGCGCACGCGGCCGTTGGGCAAACTTCCTTATCTGATTATCGACGCCCGTTATGAAAAGGTCCGCCACGGCGGCAGCGTCGTCGATTGCGCCGTATTGGTCGCCGTCGGCGTGTTGCCCAATGGAAAACGGACCGTGCTGGGCGTCAGCGCCAAACTCTCCGAGGCGGAGGTCCATTGGCGAGCATTTCTCAGCTCGTTGGTCGAACGCGGATTGCATGGCGTCGAGTTGATCACGAGCGACGCCCACGAAGGTCTCAAGGCAGCCCGCCAGGCGGTCTTTCCCGGCGTGCCGTGGCAGCGTTGTCAGTTCCATCTCCAGCAGAACGCCGCCGCATACGTTCCCAAAGTCGACATGCGAACCGGCGCCGCCGCCGACTTGCGCGGCGTCTTCAACGCGCCCAATGCGAGCGAAGCCCAGCGGCTTCTCAAGCTTGCGGTGGAAAGATATCGTTCGTCCGCGCCGAAGCTGGCCGACTGGATGGAAGCGAACGTCCCCGAGGGACTGACCGTGCTGGAGCGACCGACCGCCCATCGCCGCCGACTACGAACGACCAACATGCTCGAACGACTCAACAAAGAAATCCACCGACGCACACGCGTCGCCACGCTCTTTCCCAACGAACCGTCCCTGCTCCGACTCGTCAGCGCCGTACTCGCCGAAGTCGACGAAGAATGGCAAACCGCCAAATGTTACTTAACCATCGAAACCGACTCGTAA
- a CDS encoding nucleotidyltransferase family protein: MTGIGHLYRKPLEGLSTLPWLAQLLADDVDAAVHGLNCGTPTAEQLAQFAATHHLGPLLWPRTDSIAVRDSLPETLRNQWQQAYVRQWLANSNLARDLHRLHQAFTRTGKNVILLKGPHLATSYYGDLAQRKFEDIDLLVPSGSAKSYLRWLKNDLKLLSPMLLYSLRSHLTHAQVLSGEGLIVDLHWALRCHPSYAIDEPRIWQTRQAFTLPELGDRIDVLDDEYTLVLTLLEIFDDLSRLELTVKDLIDAFLILRVVDHSMDWQGFFARRKTEHLYRITIDVLMLILKLFDAHNLLPTLVSNLKTQAPKECQGLEMVLRPGNRWHALWSYRLSLYEMSRWVTVPYLLFSGPIRVVL; this comes from the coding sequence ATGACAGGCATAGGACATCTTTATCGTAAACCGCTGGAAGGGCTTTCGACGCTTCCATGGTTGGCTCAACTGCTCGCCGACGATGTGGATGCCGCAGTCCATGGTCTCAATTGTGGTACGCCAACGGCAGAACAGCTGGCACAGTTTGCTGCAACACATCATCTGGGCCCACTGCTGTGGCCCCGGACAGATTCCATCGCGGTCCGTGACAGCTTGCCTGAGACACTTCGCAATCAATGGCAACAAGCCTATGTCCGACAGTGGCTGGCCAATAGCAACCTCGCGCGTGATCTTCATCGACTGCATCAGGCATTTACCCGTACTGGAAAGAACGTCATTCTACTCAAAGGACCCCACCTGGCTACAAGCTATTATGGCGATTTAGCACAACGGAAGTTTGAAGACATTGATCTTCTGGTTCCCTCCGGGTCTGCCAAGTCTTACCTTCGATGGTTGAAAAATGACCTGAAGCTTTTGAGTCCGATGCTCCTTTATTCACTTCGCTCGCATCTTACCCACGCACAGGTTTTGAGTGGGGAGGGCTTGATCGTGGATTTGCATTGGGCACTTCGTTGTCATCCTTCTTATGCCATTGATGAACCCCGGATCTGGCAGACTCGGCAAGCATTCACCCTGCCTGAACTAGGTGACAGAATTGACGTCCTGGACGATGAATACACCCTTGTTCTTACATTGCTCGAAATCTTTGATGACTTGTCCCGTCTTGAACTTACCGTCAAGGATCTTATTGACGCCTTTCTGATCCTGCGTGTCGTCGATCATTCCATGGACTGGCAGGGATTCTTCGCCAGGAGAAAAACAGAACACCTTTATCGAATCACAATCGACGTCCTCATGCTGATCCTGAAATTGTTCGATGCCCACAACCTACTCCCGACTCTTGTCTCAAACCTTAAAACACAAGCGCCGAAAGAGTGCCAGGGGCTGGAAATGGTTTTGCGACCCGGGAATCGCTGGCACGCACTCTGGTCTTATCGCCTGTCATTGTATGAAATGTCTCGATGGGTCACGGTTCCTTATCTCTTGTTCAGTGGGCCGATTCGCGTCGTGTTGTAG